From the Acidovorax carolinensis genome, one window contains:
- the ftsA gene encoding cell division protein FtsA has translation MAREYKDVVVGLDIGTAKVMAVVAEVLPNGELKLAGLGVAPSNGLKRGVVVNIDATVQSIQQALKEAELMADCKIQRVYTGITGSHIRGLNSSGMVAVKDKEVTAADVARVVETAKAINISSDQRLLLVEPQEFVIDGQDVKEPIGMSGIRLEAKIHIVTGAQSAAENIIKCVRRCGLEVEQLMLNPLASSQAVLTDDERELGVVLVDIGAGTTDVAIFTGGAIRHTAVIPIAGDLITSDIAMALRTPTKDAEDIKVESGYAKQLLADPEAQVEVPGLGDRSPRMLSKQALAGVIEPRVEEIFSLVQQVVRESGYEEVLSSGIVLTGGSSVMPGMIELGEDIFLKPVRRGIPKYSSALSDMVAQPRAATVMGLLEEARLARLRGYKVAQKSGSMKTAFGRFKDFIVGNF, from the coding sequence ATGGCAAGAGAATACAAAGACGTGGTGGTGGGGCTGGACATCGGCACGGCCAAGGTCATGGCCGTGGTGGCCGAGGTGCTGCCCAATGGCGAACTCAAGCTCGCCGGCCTGGGCGTGGCCCCGAGCAACGGCTTGAAGCGCGGCGTGGTGGTGAACATCGACGCCACCGTGCAGAGCATTCAGCAGGCGCTGAAAGAAGCTGAGCTGATGGCCGACTGCAAGATCCAGCGCGTCTACACCGGCATCACCGGCAGCCATATCCGGGGGCTCAATTCGAGCGGCATGGTGGCGGTGAAGGACAAGGAAGTGACTGCGGCCGATGTGGCGCGGGTGGTCGAAACCGCCAAGGCCATCAACATCTCGAGCGACCAGCGCCTCTTGCTGGTGGAGCCGCAGGAATTCGTGATCGACGGGCAGGACGTGAAAGAGCCCATCGGCATGAGCGGCATCCGCCTGGAAGCCAAGATCCACATCGTGACCGGCGCCCAGAGCGCCGCCGAGAACATCATCAAGTGCGTGCGCCGCTGCGGCCTGGAGGTCGAGCAGCTCATGCTCAATCCGCTGGCATCGAGCCAGGCTGTGCTGACCGATGACGAGCGCGAACTGGGCGTGGTGCTGGTGGACATCGGTGCGGGCACGACCGACGTGGCCATCTTCACCGGTGGCGCCATCCGCCATACCGCGGTGATTCCGATTGCGGGCGACCTCATCACCAGCGACATTGCCATGGCGCTGCGCACGCCCACCAAGGACGCTGAAGACATCAAGGTCGAAAGCGGCTATGCCAAGCAACTGCTGGCCGATCCCGAGGCCCAGGTGGAAGTGCCCGGCCTGGGCGACCGCAGCCCGCGCATGCTGAGCAAGCAGGCGCTGGCTGGCGTGATCGAGCCCCGGGTGGAAGAAATCTTCTCGCTCGTGCAGCAGGTGGTGCGCGAGTCGGGCTATGAAGAGGTGCTGTCCTCGGGCATCGTGCTCACGGGCGGCAGCTCGGTGATGCCCGGAATGATCGAGCTGGGCGAGGACATCTTTTTGAAGCCCGTGCGCCGTGGCATCCCCAAGTATTCCAGCGCCCTGTCGGACATGGTGGCCCAGCCCCGTGCCGCCACCGTGATGGGCTTGCTCGAAGAAGCGCGACTGGCCCGCCTGCGCGGCTACAAGGTGGCGCAAAAGAGCGGGTCCATGAAGACCGCGTTCGGGCGCTTCAAGGATTTCATCGTGGGGAATTTCTGA